In Choloepus didactylus isolate mChoDid1 chromosome 6, mChoDid1.pri, whole genome shotgun sequence, one DNA window encodes the following:
- the DDIAS gene encoding DNA damage-induced apoptosis suppressor protein isoform X1: MNRRRKFLLASVLAVQNSSFIYPSCQKCFSRIILVSKRSNCPKCGSSGGAENASYRYKLSLKVAESNKLFHITVFGSCLDTYFGLSATGLHRYIENPNEILETLDSDTTQNLLTKAVETCFIGQNFIFGVTNFENRGGQDSESSNFIQQRPDCKREVKALVACQIILPDPGVAGFTVIDYFHQLLRPSNFRKLYCGSQASNSYLLTLGHSDSDLSSICGSDSSSCFLEFHDRDSSSRFWQPALELTSVVSHLTDDDFSASEQSKAIGTLHQNRKCNSFAEATSCNSCHDPIQGSWSLVSYMDKQSKTENLDEELGLQTNQLSAHHSTYNKIRVTDSNLFPFKMQKLLELSSAKYFHSAEEIKNRYSQPELACHQHHNIDTLPSIQERSEQPPSLRLEAGGSLDCDPEIWDDLPFSESLNKFLEVIESETALTQTDASSRKCYLSNDIGKLHADHSRLSLTLQRTGALHTPPIALRSSQATVKTNSSKDYFLPSWKVNPSPGAEKESQSENTAETVSVHSKGNEISEYFLPNAYLSPLFPSSKDLQITRTQPHRTEISPRCSTSKRNHYCLSIKYLNGCGEKSLSEMSEKLTAFCSKKYNDVSDLCSLENKEYYRWLKNQDDSFSVCRELTYSLESICNSPNKLKEMPYGLVSNNLTQSFSVGHEEGSSYNASADLFDVSAKEVNTATEIIKKSQDILLQWETTLAESHPAKSDFSLRSLPENSNLFSQKLSLQNISATMYPKTCSSPPHFQSDSEYDFVDSQDFVPYSQSTPVARFHQTRIHGMKHAFKTLPVFYSAFDASYKKSRISSENDTQQATPSCAKNKKTLSQRSRSPIACSVTQPEVFNHCPIAKCLETDVDEWVPPTSKKVFLSDMPGSPALGLRKCLAVCNSPDQKELPRKKLKHDKQRTDKCLIKKELNNMLTAVKQKTPKYSCKTSNWISKESVSGFGGCSKVKCLPFSKNWPSSVPETESAWSPELFS; the protein is encoded by the exons GTACATTGAGAATCCTAATGAAATTCTTGAAACACTGGACAGTGATACAACACAGAACCTACTGACTAAAGCAGTTGAAACGTGCTTTATTGGacaaaactttatttttggaGTGACG AATTTTGAAAACCGAGGTGGGCAAGATTCAGAATCTAGTAACTTCATACAACAACGCCCTGACTGCAAAAGAGAAGTTAAAGCACTAGTAGCTTGCCAGATTATTCTGCCAGACCCAGGTGTCGCAGGCTTCACTGTCATTGACTACTTCCATCAGCTTCTGCGGCCTTCCAATTTCAGGAAACTTTACTGTGGATCCCAGGCATCTAATAGCTACTTACTCACTTTAGGTCACTCAGATAGTGATCTCAGCAGCATATGTGGCTCTGACAGCAGTTCTTGTTTTTTAGAGTTCCATGACAGAGATAGTTCTTCAAGATTTTGGCAGCCAGCGCTTGAACTCACTTCTGTTGTTTCACATCTAACAGATGATGATTTTTCAGCTTCAGAACAAAGCAAGGCCATTGGTACTCTTCACCAGAATAGAAAGTGCAACTCCTTTGCAGAGGCCACCAGTTGCAATAGCTGCCATGATCCCATTCAGGGTTCGTGGAGCCTTGTTTCATATATGGATAAACagagtaaaacagaaaatttggATGAAGAACTTGGCTTACAAACTAATCAGTTGAGTGCACATCATAGCACTTATAATAAAATTAGGGTTACTGACTCTAATTTATTCCCTTTCAAAATGCAAAAGCTTCTTGAACTGAGCAGTGCAAAGTACTTCCACAGTgcagaggaaattaaaaataggtaTTCCCAGCCTGAGCTAGCATGTCACCAACATCATAATATAGATACCCTTCCTAGTATTCAGGAAAGATCTGAACAGCCACCTTCACTCAGACTTGAAGCTGGTGGTTCATTGGACTGTGACCCTGAGATTTGGGATGATCTGCCATTCTCTGAAAGCCTGAACAAGTTTCTTGAAGTTATTGAAAGTGAGACTGCTCTCACCCAGACAGATGCCAGTAGTCGGAAATGTTATCTGAGTAATGACATTGGTAAATTACATGCAGACCACAGCAGGTTATCTCTGACTCTCCAGAGAACTGGAGCCCTGCATACACCTCCTATAGCTCTGAGATCATCACAAGCAACAGTCAAAACAAACTCTAGCAAAGATTATTTCCTTCCCAGCTGGAAAGTAAATCCAAGTCCTGGTGCTGAAAAGGAGTCACAATCAGAAAACACAGCAGAGACTGTCTCTGTACATAGTAAAGGAAACGAAATTTCTGAGTATTTTCTGCCAAATGCTTATCTGTCACCTCTATTTCCATCTTCAAAAGATTTGCAAATCACAAGAACCCAACCACATAGGACTGAAATTTCACCCAGGTGCAGTACTTCAAAGAGAAACCATTATTGTCTCagtatcaaatatttaaatggatGTGGAGAAAAATCACTTTCAGAAATGAGTGAAAAGTTGACAGCTTTTTGTTCTAAGAAATATAATGATGTTTCTGATCTTTGCAGcttagaaaacaaagaatattataggtggCTAAAGAACCAAGATGACAGTTTTTCAGTTTGCAGGGAACTTACATATTCTTTAGAATCTATTTGTAATAgtccaaataaattgaaagaaatgCCTTATGGACTTGTCAGTAATAATTTAACACAGAGCTTTTCTGTTGGTCATGAAGAAGGTAGTAGCTACAATGCCTCTGCTGATCTCTTTGATGTTAGTGCCAAAGAAGTGAACACCgcaacagaaattataaaaaaatcacAGGATATTCTCTTACAGTGGGAAACGACTTTGGCAGAAAGTCATCCTGCAAAATCTGATTTTTCACTAAGATCGCTACCTGAAAACTCCAACCTGTTTTCACAAAAATTATCCTTGCAGAATATTTCTGCCACTATGTatccaaaaacatgttcttctcCACCTCATTTTCAGTCAGATTCAGAATATGATTTTGTGGATAGCCAAGACTTTGTTCCATATTCACAGTCAACTCCAGTTGCACGATTCCACCAAACAAGAATTCATGGGATGAAACATGCTTTCAAAACCTTACCTGTGTTTTATTCAGCTTTTGATGCTAGCTATAAAAAATCAAGGATTTCCTCTGAAAATGATACACAGCAGGCCACCCCAAGctgtgcaaaaaataaaaaaacactcaGCCAGAGATCCAGAAGCCCTATCGCATGCAGTGTTACACAGCCGGAGGTTTTCAACCACTGTCCGATTGCAAAGTGTCTTGAAACTGATGTTGATGAATGGGTTCCTCCTACCtcaaaaaaagtatttctttcaGATATGCCTGGAtccccagccctgggtctgaggAAATGCCTTGCTGTCTGTAATTCCCCTGATCAGAAAGAGTTaccaagaaagaaactgaaacatGACAAACAGAGAactgataaatgtttaattaaGAAGGAGTTAAACAACATGCTTACTGCAGTGAAACAGAAAACTCCTAAATATAGCTGTAAAACTTCAAACTGGATTTCCAAAGAGTCAGTTTCTGGATTTGGTGGTTGTTCAAAAGTCAAATGTCTTCCCTTTTCAAAAAATTGGCCATCTTCTGTGCCTGAAACTGAAAGTGCTTGGTCACCTGAATTGTTTTCATAA
- the LOC119538134 gene encoding zinc finger protein 330 — MPKKKTGARKKAENRREREKQLRASRSTIDLAKHPCNASMECDKCQRRQKNRAFCYFCNSVQKLPICAQCGKTKCMMKSSDCVIKHAGVYSTGLAMVGAICDFCEAWVCHGRKCLSTHACACPLTDAECVECERGVWDHGGRIFSCSFCHNFLCEDDQFEHQASCQVLEAETFKCVSCNRLGQHSCLRCKACFCDDHTRSKVFKQEKGKQPPCPKCGHETQETKDLSMSTRSLKFGRQTGGEEGDGASGYDAYWKNLSSDKYGDSSYQDEEEDEYEAEDDEEEEDEGGKDSDAESSDLFTNLNLGRTYASGYAHYEEQES, encoded by the coding sequence atgccTAAGAAAAAGACTGGTGCAAGGAAGAAGGCTGAGAACCGTCGGGAGCGTGAAAAACAATTGAGAGCTTCAAGGAGCACCATAGATTTAGCTAAACACCCATGTAATGCCTCAATGGAATGTGACAAGTGTCAGAGGCGGCAGAAGAATAGAGCGTTTTGCTATTTTTGTAATTCTGTACAGAAGTTGCCAATTTGTGCACAGTGTGGGAAAACAAAGTGTATGATGAAGTCTTCAGACTGTGTCATAAAGCATGCTGGTGTATATAGTACTGGCCTTGCAATGGTGGGTGCAATATGTGACTTCTGTGAAGCTTGGGTTTGCCATGGTAGGAAGTGTCTCAGTACACATGCCTGTGCCTGCCCTCTCACTGATGCTGAATGTGTTGAATGTGAACGAGGTGTATGGGACCATGGAGGCAGGATATTCAGTTGTTCTTTTTGCCATAACTTTCTCTGTGAAGATGATCAATTTGAACATCAAGCCAGCTGCCAGGTTTTGGAGGCAGAAACATTTAAATGTGTTTCATGCAATCGGCTTGGTCAGCATTCCTGTCTCCGTTGTAAGGCTTGTTTCTGTGATGATCATACAAGGAGCAAGGTGtttaagcaagaaaaaggaaaacagcctCCCTGCCCTAAATGTGGACATGAAACTCAGGAAACTAAGGATCTTAGCATGTCAACACGCTCCCTCAAATTTGGCAGACAAACGGGAGGTGAAGAGGGAGATGGAGCTTCTGGGTATGATGCCTATTGGAAGAACCTTTCTTCTGACAAGTATGGTGATAGCAGCTACcaggatgaggaggaggatgagTATGAAGCAGAGGatgatgaagaggaagaagatgaaggTGGAAAGGATTCAGATGCTGAGTCATCAGATTTGTTTACTAATCTGAATTTAGGAAGGACCTATGCCAGTGGCTATGCTCACTATGAGGAACAAGAGAGCTAG
- the DDIAS gene encoding DNA damage-induced apoptosis suppressor protein isoform X2 gives MNRRRKFLLASVLAVQNSSFIYPSCQKCFSRIILVSKRYIENPNEILETLDSDTTQNLLTKAVETCFIGQNFIFGVTNFENRGGQDSESSNFIQQRPDCKREVKALVACQIILPDPGVAGFTVIDYFHQLLRPSNFRKLYCGSQASNSYLLTLGHSDSDLSSICGSDSSSCFLEFHDRDSSSRFWQPALELTSVVSHLTDDDFSASEQSKAIGTLHQNRKCNSFAEATSCNSCHDPIQGSWSLVSYMDKQSKTENLDEELGLQTNQLSAHHSTYNKIRVTDSNLFPFKMQKLLELSSAKYFHSAEEIKNRYSQPELACHQHHNIDTLPSIQERSEQPPSLRLEAGGSLDCDPEIWDDLPFSESLNKFLEVIESETALTQTDASSRKCYLSNDIGKLHADHSRLSLTLQRTGALHTPPIALRSSQATVKTNSSKDYFLPSWKVNPSPGAEKESQSENTAETVSVHSKGNEISEYFLPNAYLSPLFPSSKDLQITRTQPHRTEISPRCSTSKRNHYCLSIKYLNGCGEKSLSEMSEKLTAFCSKKYNDVSDLCSLENKEYYRWLKNQDDSFSVCRELTYSLESICNSPNKLKEMPYGLVSNNLTQSFSVGHEEGSSYNASADLFDVSAKEVNTATEIIKKSQDILLQWETTLAESHPAKSDFSLRSLPENSNLFSQKLSLQNISATMYPKTCSSPPHFQSDSEYDFVDSQDFVPYSQSTPVARFHQTRIHGMKHAFKTLPVFYSAFDASYKKSRISSENDTQQATPSCAKNKKTLSQRSRSPIACSVTQPEVFNHCPIAKCLETDVDEWVPPTSKKVFLSDMPGSPALGLRKCLAVCNSPDQKELPRKKLKHDKQRTDKCLIKKELNNMLTAVKQKTPKYSCKTSNWISKESVSGFGGCSKVKCLPFSKNWPSSVPETESAWSPELFS, from the exons GTACATTGAGAATCCTAATGAAATTCTTGAAACACTGGACAGTGATACAACACAGAACCTACTGACTAAAGCAGTTGAAACGTGCTTTATTGGacaaaactttatttttggaGTGACG AATTTTGAAAACCGAGGTGGGCAAGATTCAGAATCTAGTAACTTCATACAACAACGCCCTGACTGCAAAAGAGAAGTTAAAGCACTAGTAGCTTGCCAGATTATTCTGCCAGACCCAGGTGTCGCAGGCTTCACTGTCATTGACTACTTCCATCAGCTTCTGCGGCCTTCCAATTTCAGGAAACTTTACTGTGGATCCCAGGCATCTAATAGCTACTTACTCACTTTAGGTCACTCAGATAGTGATCTCAGCAGCATATGTGGCTCTGACAGCAGTTCTTGTTTTTTAGAGTTCCATGACAGAGATAGTTCTTCAAGATTTTGGCAGCCAGCGCTTGAACTCACTTCTGTTGTTTCACATCTAACAGATGATGATTTTTCAGCTTCAGAACAAAGCAAGGCCATTGGTACTCTTCACCAGAATAGAAAGTGCAACTCCTTTGCAGAGGCCACCAGTTGCAATAGCTGCCATGATCCCATTCAGGGTTCGTGGAGCCTTGTTTCATATATGGATAAACagagtaaaacagaaaatttggATGAAGAACTTGGCTTACAAACTAATCAGTTGAGTGCACATCATAGCACTTATAATAAAATTAGGGTTACTGACTCTAATTTATTCCCTTTCAAAATGCAAAAGCTTCTTGAACTGAGCAGTGCAAAGTACTTCCACAGTgcagaggaaattaaaaataggtaTTCCCAGCCTGAGCTAGCATGTCACCAACATCATAATATAGATACCCTTCCTAGTATTCAGGAAAGATCTGAACAGCCACCTTCACTCAGACTTGAAGCTGGTGGTTCATTGGACTGTGACCCTGAGATTTGGGATGATCTGCCATTCTCTGAAAGCCTGAACAAGTTTCTTGAAGTTATTGAAAGTGAGACTGCTCTCACCCAGACAGATGCCAGTAGTCGGAAATGTTATCTGAGTAATGACATTGGTAAATTACATGCAGACCACAGCAGGTTATCTCTGACTCTCCAGAGAACTGGAGCCCTGCATACACCTCCTATAGCTCTGAGATCATCACAAGCAACAGTCAAAACAAACTCTAGCAAAGATTATTTCCTTCCCAGCTGGAAAGTAAATCCAAGTCCTGGTGCTGAAAAGGAGTCACAATCAGAAAACACAGCAGAGACTGTCTCTGTACATAGTAAAGGAAACGAAATTTCTGAGTATTTTCTGCCAAATGCTTATCTGTCACCTCTATTTCCATCTTCAAAAGATTTGCAAATCACAAGAACCCAACCACATAGGACTGAAATTTCACCCAGGTGCAGTACTTCAAAGAGAAACCATTATTGTCTCagtatcaaatatttaaatggatGTGGAGAAAAATCACTTTCAGAAATGAGTGAAAAGTTGACAGCTTTTTGTTCTAAGAAATATAATGATGTTTCTGATCTTTGCAGcttagaaaacaaagaatattataggtggCTAAAGAACCAAGATGACAGTTTTTCAGTTTGCAGGGAACTTACATATTCTTTAGAATCTATTTGTAATAgtccaaataaattgaaagaaatgCCTTATGGACTTGTCAGTAATAATTTAACACAGAGCTTTTCTGTTGGTCATGAAGAAGGTAGTAGCTACAATGCCTCTGCTGATCTCTTTGATGTTAGTGCCAAAGAAGTGAACACCgcaacagaaattataaaaaaatcacAGGATATTCTCTTACAGTGGGAAACGACTTTGGCAGAAAGTCATCCTGCAAAATCTGATTTTTCACTAAGATCGCTACCTGAAAACTCCAACCTGTTTTCACAAAAATTATCCTTGCAGAATATTTCTGCCACTATGTatccaaaaacatgttcttctcCACCTCATTTTCAGTCAGATTCAGAATATGATTTTGTGGATAGCCAAGACTTTGTTCCATATTCACAGTCAACTCCAGTTGCACGATTCCACCAAACAAGAATTCATGGGATGAAACATGCTTTCAAAACCTTACCTGTGTTTTATTCAGCTTTTGATGCTAGCTATAAAAAATCAAGGATTTCCTCTGAAAATGATACACAGCAGGCCACCCCAAGctgtgcaaaaaataaaaaaacactcaGCCAGAGATCCAGAAGCCCTATCGCATGCAGTGTTACACAGCCGGAGGTTTTCAACCACTGTCCGATTGCAAAGTGTCTTGAAACTGATGTTGATGAATGGGTTCCTCCTACCtcaaaaaaagtatttctttcaGATATGCCTGGAtccccagccctgggtctgaggAAATGCCTTGCTGTCTGTAATTCCCCTGATCAGAAAGAGTTaccaagaaagaaactgaaacatGACAAACAGAGAactgataaatgtttaattaaGAAGGAGTTAAACAACATGCTTACTGCAGTGAAACAGAAAACTCCTAAATATAGCTGTAAAACTTCAAACTGGATTTCCAAAGAGTCAGTTTCTGGATTTGGTGGTTGTTCAAAAGTCAAATGTCTTCCCTTTTCAAAAAATTGGCCATCTTCTGTGCCTGAAACTGAAAGTGCTTGGTCACCTGAATTGTTTTCATAA
- the DDIAS gene encoding DNA damage-induced apoptosis suppressor protein isoform X3, producing the protein MSKVLLSDNTSLQKNFENRGGQDSESSNFIQQRPDCKREVKALVACQIILPDPGVAGFTVIDYFHQLLRPSNFRKLYCGSQASNSYLLTLGHSDSDLSSICGSDSSSCFLEFHDRDSSSRFWQPALELTSVVSHLTDDDFSASEQSKAIGTLHQNRKCNSFAEATSCNSCHDPIQGSWSLVSYMDKQSKTENLDEELGLQTNQLSAHHSTYNKIRVTDSNLFPFKMQKLLELSSAKYFHSAEEIKNRYSQPELACHQHHNIDTLPSIQERSEQPPSLRLEAGGSLDCDPEIWDDLPFSESLNKFLEVIESETALTQTDASSRKCYLSNDIGKLHADHSRLSLTLQRTGALHTPPIALRSSQATVKTNSSKDYFLPSWKVNPSPGAEKESQSENTAETVSVHSKGNEISEYFLPNAYLSPLFPSSKDLQITRTQPHRTEISPRCSTSKRNHYCLSIKYLNGCGEKSLSEMSEKLTAFCSKKYNDVSDLCSLENKEYYRWLKNQDDSFSVCRELTYSLESICNSPNKLKEMPYGLVSNNLTQSFSVGHEEGSSYNASADLFDVSAKEVNTATEIIKKSQDILLQWETTLAESHPAKSDFSLRSLPENSNLFSQKLSLQNISATMYPKTCSSPPHFQSDSEYDFVDSQDFVPYSQSTPVARFHQTRIHGMKHAFKTLPVFYSAFDASYKKSRISSENDTQQATPSCAKNKKTLSQRSRSPIACSVTQPEVFNHCPIAKCLETDVDEWVPPTSKKVFLSDMPGSPALGLRKCLAVCNSPDQKELPRKKLKHDKQRTDKCLIKKELNNMLTAVKQKTPKYSCKTSNWISKESVSGFGGCSKVKCLPFSKNWPSSVPETESAWSPELFS; encoded by the coding sequence AATTTTGAAAACCGAGGTGGGCAAGATTCAGAATCTAGTAACTTCATACAACAACGCCCTGACTGCAAAAGAGAAGTTAAAGCACTAGTAGCTTGCCAGATTATTCTGCCAGACCCAGGTGTCGCAGGCTTCACTGTCATTGACTACTTCCATCAGCTTCTGCGGCCTTCCAATTTCAGGAAACTTTACTGTGGATCCCAGGCATCTAATAGCTACTTACTCACTTTAGGTCACTCAGATAGTGATCTCAGCAGCATATGTGGCTCTGACAGCAGTTCTTGTTTTTTAGAGTTCCATGACAGAGATAGTTCTTCAAGATTTTGGCAGCCAGCGCTTGAACTCACTTCTGTTGTTTCACATCTAACAGATGATGATTTTTCAGCTTCAGAACAAAGCAAGGCCATTGGTACTCTTCACCAGAATAGAAAGTGCAACTCCTTTGCAGAGGCCACCAGTTGCAATAGCTGCCATGATCCCATTCAGGGTTCGTGGAGCCTTGTTTCATATATGGATAAACagagtaaaacagaaaatttggATGAAGAACTTGGCTTACAAACTAATCAGTTGAGTGCACATCATAGCACTTATAATAAAATTAGGGTTACTGACTCTAATTTATTCCCTTTCAAAATGCAAAAGCTTCTTGAACTGAGCAGTGCAAAGTACTTCCACAGTgcagaggaaattaaaaataggtaTTCCCAGCCTGAGCTAGCATGTCACCAACATCATAATATAGATACCCTTCCTAGTATTCAGGAAAGATCTGAACAGCCACCTTCACTCAGACTTGAAGCTGGTGGTTCATTGGACTGTGACCCTGAGATTTGGGATGATCTGCCATTCTCTGAAAGCCTGAACAAGTTTCTTGAAGTTATTGAAAGTGAGACTGCTCTCACCCAGACAGATGCCAGTAGTCGGAAATGTTATCTGAGTAATGACATTGGTAAATTACATGCAGACCACAGCAGGTTATCTCTGACTCTCCAGAGAACTGGAGCCCTGCATACACCTCCTATAGCTCTGAGATCATCACAAGCAACAGTCAAAACAAACTCTAGCAAAGATTATTTCCTTCCCAGCTGGAAAGTAAATCCAAGTCCTGGTGCTGAAAAGGAGTCACAATCAGAAAACACAGCAGAGACTGTCTCTGTACATAGTAAAGGAAACGAAATTTCTGAGTATTTTCTGCCAAATGCTTATCTGTCACCTCTATTTCCATCTTCAAAAGATTTGCAAATCACAAGAACCCAACCACATAGGACTGAAATTTCACCCAGGTGCAGTACTTCAAAGAGAAACCATTATTGTCTCagtatcaaatatttaaatggatGTGGAGAAAAATCACTTTCAGAAATGAGTGAAAAGTTGACAGCTTTTTGTTCTAAGAAATATAATGATGTTTCTGATCTTTGCAGcttagaaaacaaagaatattataggtggCTAAAGAACCAAGATGACAGTTTTTCAGTTTGCAGGGAACTTACATATTCTTTAGAATCTATTTGTAATAgtccaaataaattgaaagaaatgCCTTATGGACTTGTCAGTAATAATTTAACACAGAGCTTTTCTGTTGGTCATGAAGAAGGTAGTAGCTACAATGCCTCTGCTGATCTCTTTGATGTTAGTGCCAAAGAAGTGAACACCgcaacagaaattataaaaaaatcacAGGATATTCTCTTACAGTGGGAAACGACTTTGGCAGAAAGTCATCCTGCAAAATCTGATTTTTCACTAAGATCGCTACCTGAAAACTCCAACCTGTTTTCACAAAAATTATCCTTGCAGAATATTTCTGCCACTATGTatccaaaaacatgttcttctcCACCTCATTTTCAGTCAGATTCAGAATATGATTTTGTGGATAGCCAAGACTTTGTTCCATATTCACAGTCAACTCCAGTTGCACGATTCCACCAAACAAGAATTCATGGGATGAAACATGCTTTCAAAACCTTACCTGTGTTTTATTCAGCTTTTGATGCTAGCTATAAAAAATCAAGGATTTCCTCTGAAAATGATACACAGCAGGCCACCCCAAGctgtgcaaaaaataaaaaaacactcaGCCAGAGATCCAGAAGCCCTATCGCATGCAGTGTTACACAGCCGGAGGTTTTCAACCACTGTCCGATTGCAAAGTGTCTTGAAACTGATGTTGATGAATGGGTTCCTCCTACCtcaaaaaaagtatttctttcaGATATGCCTGGAtccccagccctgggtctgaggAAATGCCTTGCTGTCTGTAATTCCCCTGATCAGAAAGAGTTaccaagaaagaaactgaaacatGACAAACAGAGAactgataaatgtttaattaaGAAGGAGTTAAACAACATGCTTACTGCAGTGAAACAGAAAACTCCTAAATATAGCTGTAAAACTTCAAACTGGATTTCCAAAGAGTCAGTTTCTGGATTTGGTGGTTGTTCAAAAGTCAAATGTCTTCCCTTTTCAAAAAATTGGCCATCTTCTGTGCCTGAAACTGAAAGTGCTTGGTCACCTGAATTGTTTTCATAA